The Anomalospiza imberbis isolate Cuckoo-Finch-1a 21T00152 chromosome 7, ASM3175350v1, whole genome shotgun sequence genome has a window encoding:
- the ORMDL1 gene encoding ORM1-like protein 1, which yields MNVGVAHSEVNPNTRVMNSRGMWLTYALGVGMLHIVLLSIPFFSVPVAWTLTNVIHNLGMYVFLHAVKGTPFETPDQGKARLLTHWEQLDYGVQFTSSRKFFTISPIILYFLTSFYTKYDPTHFILNTASLLTVLIPKLPQLHGVRIFGINKY from the exons ATGAACGTAGGAGTTGCCCACAGCGAGGTAAATCCAAACACTCGAGTGATGAACAGCCGTGGAATGTGGCTGACATACGCGCTGGGAGTCGGCATGCTGCACATTGTCCTGCTCAGCATTCCCTTCTTTAGTGTCCCTGTCGCCTGGACTTTAACAAACGTCATTCACAACCTG gGAATGTATGTGTTTTTGCATGCAGTAAAGGGAACTCCTTTTGAAACACCTGATCAGGGCAAAGCTAGGCTACTAACACACTGGGAACAACTGGATTATGGAGTACAATTCACATCTTCAAGGAAGTTCTTCACAATCTCTCCTATAATTCT GTACTTCCTGACGAGTTTCTATACAAAGTATGATCCCACACACTTTATCCTCAACACAGCCTCTCTCCTGACCGTGCTTATCCCCAAGCTGCCACAGTTGCATGGGGTTCGAATCTTTGGCATCAATAAATACTAA